The genomic segment CAAACACCAGACAGTACCGGGATTTTACCAAGCCTGTGCGCCAGCACAAGTGCTGCACCTAATGTTCCGTCTGACGTTCGGTCGCTCCTGACGACTTCCAGAAGTTTCATAATATGCGCAGGACTGAAGAAATGCATCCCTACAAAGCGTGCCGGGTGTTTCAACCCATCAGAGAGCCGATTTACATCGAGATAGGATGTGTTTGTGGCAATGATGGTCTCGGGTGGCAGTGCGCCTTCGAGTTCGGTCAGGATCGCGGTCTTAACCGCAAAATCCTCGAAGGCCGCCTCGATTGCTAGATCGGTTGGTGGCAGAGCGTCATAGCCTGAGACCGTAACCAGCCGGTCTTCAACCGTCTTTGCCGCATCGACGGACAGAATACCGCGACTGATACCCTGATCAATCAGCTTTTGCAGGTTTTTACTGGCCCACTCGGCGGACGAGGCACTACGTTCGACGACAGTCACCGAGATCCCTGCGGTCGCCAGCGTGTACGCAATAGCTGCGCCCATATTGCCACCACCGACCACGATGGCGGTTTCAGCATCTCGGGAAGGTCGGGGGTAGGCGCGCCCCTTGTTGGTTGCGGTACGCTCGGTGAAGAAAACGTGCCTAAGGGCCCGCGCCTGATCCGAGGTACGAAGGTCCAAAAACGCAGAGCGCTCGCTGGCTAGTGCGTCGTGCAGCGGCGTCGTCGCACTGGTCGCGACTAGGTTCACCGCAACCTGCGGGGCATTCTGGCCAGGCATACGCCGCGCTACATGCGCTCGGGCGACTTCCGCTGCGACGTGGTTTGGCTTTGGTGAAGGAAGATTGTCGGGTGCCTGTGCCGCCTCAAGTACATCGTCATCGAGAGCTATGGCCGCGCCAAGCGGGTCATCGGCTAGCAGCTGGATCAGTCCCATTTTCAGTGCCTGCTCGGCGGAAACAGCCTTCCCGGTGACAATCATGTCAAGCGCAGCTTCAATACCGATAAGTCGCGGCAGTCTTTGGGTTCCCCCTGCGCCAGGCACGATCCCCAAGTTTACCTCTGGCAAGCCCAGTTTGGCAGAAGTTGAGGCGATGCGATAGCAGCAAGCCAGAGCAATCTCTAGTCCCCCACCAAGCGCAGCCCCGTTGATTGCTGCGATAGTAGGAATCGGGAGGTGTGCAAGTTGCATCAGCACATCATTTAGTTGTGGATCAACAGGCAACTTACCGAATTCCTTCGCATCCGCGCCCGCGACGAAGGTCGTTCCTGTGCCGGTGATAATCAGCCTGGTAGCCCCAGTTTCGAGGACTTTGAAGATACAGTGTTGTATTCCAGCCCGAACCTCCGCGTTGATTAGGTTAAGCGGCGAATTGTCTATGGTCAGAATTGCTGCGTCATTTGAGAAGCTTAATTCAACAGGCATGGGCATCCTCACAGCACTGGCGCGCGATTGCGCGAGATAAATTTGGTAATGAGATAGCCTTCGAAGGTTTCCGTCCCGCCTTCAGTCCCATAGCCGCTGTCTCTCACGCCTCCAAACGGAGTCTCGGGCAGAGCGAGGCCGAACTGGTTGATGCTTACCATACCTGCCTGCAAACCCGCAGCTGCTTTATCTGCACGCTCTAACGAATTGGTAAAGACATAGGACGCCAGCCCGAAGGGTAGCCCGTTGGCCCGCGACAGTCCGTCCTCTATGTCACGAAAAGACGAGACGACAGCAATCGGGCCGAAGGGTTCTTCGCGCATCAAGTCAATGTCGTCGTTGGGCGTATCGACGATTGTCGGGGCATAGAAGTTACCATGATTTCCAAGCCTTTTGCCTCCCGTCAACACCCGTGCGCCGTTTTCGCGGGCATCCTCGACGAGCTTTTCCATCGCATTCACGCGTCCGCGATGACACAATGGTCCCATCTGCGTGCCTTCGGCTAAACCAGCGCCCACCTTTACGCTCTCAAATGCTGAAACTAGTTCGGACAGAAATCGATCGTAGATGCCTTGTTGTACGTAAAACCGGGTTGGGGCGATGCACACCTGGCCTGCATTGCGCAGCTTGTTGACCGCCAAGGCGCGCGCCGCGGCCGTGGCATCGGTGTCGTCGAACACCAATACGGGCGCGTGACCGCCGAGCTCCATCGTCGCCCGCTTCATATGGCGGCCAGCCAATTCTGCCAGATGCTTGCCCACCTCGACCGAACCGGTGAAGGTGATTTTGCGCACCTCGGGGCGCGCAATTAGAGTTTCCGAAATGAAGGCCGCATTACCCCAGACAAGGTTCAGACAGCCTTCGGGCAATCCTGCATCCAGCAGATAGCGAGCAATTGCCATGCAACCCGCCGGAGCCTCTGCCGGGGCTTTTAAGATCATCGTGCAACCTGACGCAAGCGCCGCCGCGACCTTGCGTACCGCTTGGCTCAGCGGAAAATTCCAAGGCGTGATGGCAAGGCAGACGCCTATCGGTTCGCGCACGACAAGCTGCTGTACCCGCGGGCTGCGTGATGGAATGATGCGCCCATAAATGCGCCGACATTCCTCGGCGTGCCAGTCAACGTGGTCAGCCGAGGCGCGGACCTCAGCCAAAGCCTCAGCCAGCGGCTTGCCTTCATCGAGAGTGATCCAGCCAGCGATCAGTCTGTCATTTTGGCGCAGCAGGTCGGCAAACCGCCGCAAAATCGCACTTCGTTCCATGGGAGAGCTGTTTTTCCATCGGCGAAAAGCTGATTCGGCCGAGTGAACCGCATGGTCTAGATCTGCGGCGCTAGCCTGCGGAATCTGTCCGATAGTTTGCCCGTTTGCAGGGTTTATGACTGCACGATCCTCTGGCGTGGGAGAAGCGATCCAGTCTCGTCCGATGAGGTGCTGGATGGTCGGATAATTCATTTCTTTCATGGCATTATGCCCTCGCTTAGTTGTGTCATCCGCAGGATCCGGCACGAATGGGACTAGGTGGACGACCTTAATTTTCCGCATAGCGGGAAAGTTTACCGCAGTATTGACTCGGACGTTATCGATCGTTTAGGTGTGTTTCAAGACGCATAATTCTTTCCGAGGAGGGATATCGTGAGACCAAGGAAAGACCGCACCAAGGATGCCGAGAAACAGGATCGCGATTTTGTCACGGCGTTGGCGCGCGGCTTGGAGCTGTTGCGGGCCTTTCGGCGGGAAGGGGAGGCTCTGGGGAACGGTGAGTTGGCCGAGCGCACTGGCCTGAGCAGATCGACGGTCTCCCGGCTGGCCTATACACTGAACAAGCTGGAATACCTCAGCTACGACCCGGATACAGCACGTTATCGACTGGCCCCTCCAGTGCTTTCGTTGGGTTTCTCCTGCCTTGCAGGGATTCCGCTGCGGCAACTGGCGAAGCCCTTTATGCAGGAGCTGGCTGATTACACAGGCATGCCGGTGGCCATGGCCAGTCGTGACCGGCTATCGATGGTCTATCTGGAGCGGTGCAAGGGCACTAATGCCGTCACGCTGGCGATCGAGGTTGGTGCCCATATTAAACTGGCCACGACCGCGGTTGGTCGCGCCTGCATAGCGGCGCACGACCCGGATGAGCGGGCCAGAATTCTGGCCCTTGTGGAGGAACATGAAGGCGACAACTGGCCGAATGTGCAGCCCGGAATCGAAGCAGCTATCGCAGACTACCAACAGCACGGTTACTGCACGTCCTTCACGGAGTGGAAACGTGATGTGAACGCTGTAGCGGTGCCCTTCGTGCCGAAGGACGGCTCACCCATTATTGCCTTCAACTGCGGTGGCCCTTCGCAAACCCTTACGCGCGACTGGATCGAAAGCGACGTCGCGCACCGCCTTGTCGATCTTGTCCGCCGCGTTGCGGCGGTCGCACCCTGAACAATAGAGAGCATCATGGCCCTTGATAAAGATACCCTTTCCCAGTTTCTCGACGCGCTCGACCGCTTCGTGAAAGAGCGACTAATCCCTTACGAGGATCGCGTCGCCGACGAGGATGTGATTCCGCCGATGCTGGTCGATGAAATCCGCATGATGGGCCTTTTCGGCATGTCGATCCCGGAAGATTTCGGCGGGCTCGGCTTGTCGATGATAGAGGAAGTGCAAGCCGCTTTCGTTCTTGGCCAGGCTTCGCCTGCGTTCCGGTCGCTAGTTGGCACCAACAACGGGATCGGCTCTCAGGGAATCATCATCGATGGAACCGACGAGCAGAAGGCGCAGTATCTACCAGCTCTCGCGTCCGGAGATATGATCGCATCCTTCGCCCTAACCGAGCCAGATGCTGGGTCGGATGCTGGCAGTCTGCGCACTACGGCGCGGCGTGACGGTAACGATTTCCTTCTGAACGGCACGAAACGCTACATTACCAATGCACCGCGTGCCGATCTATTCACGGTTTTTGCCCGGACCAATCCAGAGGCGGAAGGTTCTGCCGGCGTAAGCGCCTTTCTCGTCGAGGCAGGGACGCCAGGCATAACGCTTGGCCAGCCTGACAGGAAGATGGGGCAGAAGGGCTCGCACACATGCGACGTCATCCTTGACAATGTCCGCGTGCCTGCCGCGAACATTATCGGCGGGCCGGACCGTCTGAACAAGGGCTTTAAGACAGCAATGAAAGTCCTTGACCGGGGCCGACTGCATATTTCTGCCGTCTGTGTGGGCGCCGCCGAACGGCTGATCCGTGACAGCCTATCCTATGCGATGGAACGCAAACAATTCGGTGAACCCATCGCTGAAAAGCAACTGATCCAAGCCATGCTGGCTGACAGTCGCGCCGAGGCCTTCGCAGCGCGTTGCATGATCGAAGAAACAGCACGCCGCAAGGACGCTGGTCAGAACGTGTCGACTGATGCTGCCTGCTGCAAGATGTTTGCCAGTGAGATGGTAGGTCGAGTGGCCGATCGCGCAGTGCAAATCCACGGCGGTGCAGGATACATGGCCGAATATGCGGTCGAGCGCTTCTATCGCGATGTGCGTCTCTTCCGCATCTACGAGGGGACAACCCAGATTCAGCAAATACTGATCGCGCGGAATATGATCCGCACTGCAGCAGCTTAACAGGAGCGAAGACAAACTATGGACTTCAATTTCCTTTCCACCCCGAGGATCGTCTGCGAGAGCGGTGGGCTTGGCCGGATCGGCAGCCTGATGCAAGATTTGTCTTGCACCCGTGCGCTGGTCGTGACGGACCCGGGCATATTGGCCTGTGGTTTTGCGGACGAGGCAGCCGCCTCACTTAGGGCTGCTGGCATCGAGGTTGAGATTTTTCATAAAGTCGAAGCGGACCCCCCGATCGCTGTCGTCGAGGCCGCGGTAGAGGTCGCGCGGGCCTTTGGTGCTGACGGAATCATCGGACTTGGCGGCGGCAGTTCACTGGACACTGCCAAGGTCATCGCAGCGGCGGTAGCCAACGATCAACCGATTACGGACATGATCGGGATTAATCAGGTCACCGATAAACGCTTGCCACTGATCCAGGTGCCAACCACGGCAGGGACCGGATCAGAGGTAACATGGGTGTCCGTGCTGACTTCGGAAAGCCACGAAAAAAAAGCGGTATATGCACCGCAGCTTCTGCCTGACGTTGCCTTGCTAGATGCAAAGCTAACATTGGGAATGCCTCGTCACATCACAGCGGCCACGGCGTTAGACGCAATGGTTCACGCCATTGAGGCAGTAACCAGTCGCACCAGAAAGAATCCCATTTCCGATGGAATGGCGGACAAAGCGCTGGTGCTTCTCGGTCAGAACTTACCAATCGTCATGGAAACGCCTTCGGACCTGTCAGCGCGAGAGGCCATGCTGTTGGGGGCGACACTGGCTGGGATGGCCTTCATTAATGCCAGCGTGGGGGCGATTCATGCCTTGTCATACCCACTTGGAACAGGTTTCAAGGTTCCTCACGGGCACGCAAACGCTCTGGTCGCAGGACCAGTGATGAGGTTCAACATGCCCGTTGCAGAAGCTGAATATGCTCGTCTATCGCGGTTACTACTGCCCTCGCGGCCTTTCAACTCTGATGCGGCTGCGGCCCATGGCCTGATCGACGAGATGGAACGGATGCTAGTCGAAAGCGGACTTGAGTCTCGACTTTCTGGTGTCGGAGTGACCGAGGCAGCCATTCCCGGAATGGCTAATGAGGTCGTGACCGGTATCACGCGATTGCTGGAGACCAACCCGCGCGACATGACAGCCGAAGATGTGTCGCGCCTCTATCAGGAGGCGCTTTGATGGCTGGCTCATTGGACGGGATCAAGGTGGTCGACCTCAGCCGCGTGCTGGGCGGGCCTTACTGCACCCAAATGCTTGCGGATCATGGCGCTGAGGTCATCAAGGTGGAGCCGCCTCTGGGCGACGAGACCCGCAGTTGGGGCCCGCCTTTCAATGATGAACTCAGCGCTTATTTCTCTGGCGCCAACCGCAACAAGCGGTCCATCGCTATCGATCTGCAGCAACCGGAAGGGCGCGACCTGATTTTGCGGTTTCTTCAGGATGCGGATGTTTTAGTTCACAATTTTAAGTCTGGTACTCTTGAAAAATGGGGGCTTGGTTATGCTGATGTTCTCAGGGCACGTTTTCCTAGACTGGTACTCTGCCATGTGACTGGATTTGGTTCCGATGGCCCACTTGGCGGTTTTCCCGGCTATGACGCCGTGGTACAAGCTATGACGGGCCTCATGAGCATCAACGGCAATCCCTCCGAAGGCCCGACACGCATGGGTACGCCCATCGTGGACATCGGCACCGGTCTGATCGCCTGTAACGCTATTCTCGCCGCACTTTTGGAACGGGGCCGGTCCGGATTGGGCCAAGCCATCGAAGTGCCGCTATATGATTGCGCGATCAGCATGATGCATCCCCAAGCGGCTAATTCCCTCATGTCCGGACAGATACCAATGGCGACCGGCAATGGGCATCCAAATATCGTACCATACGACATGTTCGAAACAAGTAATGGCAAACTCTATCTGGCTATCGGTAACAATGGTCAGTTCGCAAAACTCTGTGACGTGCTTGGCCTACCTGAGGTGCCCTGCGATCCACGATTTGCCGACAATGCCGCGCGTCTTGCGCATCGGTCAGAGATGACAGAGGTCTTGTCAGAGTGCCTGGTGCAACATGACGCCTTCAAACTTGAGCCGGTGCTTTTGAAAGCTGGGATTCCCGCCGGA from the Sulfitobacter indolifex genome contains:
- a CDS encoding FAD-dependent oxidoreductase, with translation MPVELSFSNDAAILTIDNSPLNLINAEVRAGIQHCIFKVLETGATRLIITGTGTTFVAGADAKEFGKLPVDPQLNDVLMQLAHLPIPTIAAINGAALGGGLEIALACCYRIASTSAKLGLPEVNLGIVPGAGGTQRLPRLIGIEAALDMIVTGKAVSAEQALKMGLIQLLADDPLGAAIALDDDVLEAAQAPDNLPSPKPNHVAAEVARAHVARRMPGQNAPQVAVNLVATSATTPLHDALASERSAFLDLRTSDQARALRHVFFTERTATNKGRAYPRPSRDAETAIVVGGGNMGAAIAYTLATAGISVTVVERSASSAEWASKNLQKLIDQGISRGILSVDAAKTVEDRLVTVSGYDALPPTDLAIEAAFEDFAVKTAILTELEGALPPETIIATNTSYLDVNRLSDGLKHPARFVGMHFFSPAHIMKLLEVVRSDRTSDGTLGAALVLAHRLGKIPVLSGVCDGFIGNRILSSYRRAANRLLVEGANVDEIDAAMRGFGMAMGPYAAQDMSGLDIAYANIRRKAVAEGNCCGHVPLVERLVEKHKRLGRKSGAGWYDYGPDGKPSHSELVASEILRVSEEMNFTRREFSADEIVERLLLTMVAEACDILDEGVAEKPQDIDLVMIHGYGFPRWRGGLMHHAKNIGKDRLTALFSAHVKEDPCGWRVPRYLERVFATGEEHVSMFPTITGR
- a CDS encoding NAD-dependent succinate-semialdehyde dehydrogenase, translated to MKEMNYPTIQHLIGRDWIASPTPEDRAVINPANGQTIGQIPQASAADLDHAVHSAESAFRRWKNSSPMERSAILRRFADLLRQNDRLIAGWITLDEGKPLAEALAEVRASADHVDWHAEECRRIYGRIIPSRSPRVQQLVVREPIGVCLAITPWNFPLSQAVRKVAAALASGCTMILKAPAEAPAGCMAIARYLLDAGLPEGCLNLVWGNAAFISETLIARPEVRKITFTGSVEVGKHLAELAGRHMKRATMELGGHAPVLVFDDTDATAAARALAVNKLRNAGQVCIAPTRFYVQQGIYDRFLSELVSAFESVKVGAGLAEGTQMGPLCHRGRVNAMEKLVEDARENGARVLTGGKRLGNHGNFYAPTIVDTPNDDIDLMREEPFGPIAVVSSFRDIEDGLSRANGLPFGLASYVFTNSLERADKAAAGLQAGMVSINQFGLALPETPFGGVRDSGYGTEGGTETFEGYLITKFISRNRAPVL
- a CDS encoding IclR family transcriptional regulator; amino-acid sequence: MRPRKDRTKDAEKQDRDFVTALARGLELLRAFRREGEALGNGELAERTGLSRSTVSRLAYTLNKLEYLSYDPDTARYRLAPPVLSLGFSCLAGIPLRQLAKPFMQELADYTGMPVAMASRDRLSMVYLERCKGTNAVTLAIEVGAHIKLATTAVGRACIAAHDPDERARILALVEEHEGDNWPNVQPGIEAAIADYQQHGYCTSFTEWKRDVNAVAVPFVPKDGSPIIAFNCGGPSQTLTRDWIESDVAHRLVDLVRRVAAVAP
- a CDS encoding acyl-CoA dehydrogenase family protein, which encodes MALDKDTLSQFLDALDRFVKERLIPYEDRVADEDVIPPMLVDEIRMMGLFGMSIPEDFGGLGLSMIEEVQAAFVLGQASPAFRSLVGTNNGIGSQGIIIDGTDEQKAQYLPALASGDMIASFALTEPDAGSDAGSLRTTARRDGNDFLLNGTKRYITNAPRADLFTVFARTNPEAEGSAGVSAFLVEAGTPGITLGQPDRKMGQKGSHTCDVILDNVRVPAANIIGGPDRLNKGFKTAMKVLDRGRLHISAVCVGAAERLIRDSLSYAMERKQFGEPIAEKQLIQAMLADSRAEAFAARCMIEETARRKDAGQNVSTDAACCKMFASEMVGRVADRAVQIHGGAGYMAEYAVERFYRDVRLFRIYEGTTQIQQILIARNMIRTAAA
- a CDS encoding iron-containing alcohol dehydrogenase — encoded protein: MDFNFLSTPRIVCESGGLGRIGSLMQDLSCTRALVVTDPGILACGFADEAAASLRAAGIEVEIFHKVEADPPIAVVEAAVEVARAFGADGIIGLGGGSSLDTAKVIAAAVANDQPITDMIGINQVTDKRLPLIQVPTTAGTGSEVTWVSVLTSESHEKKAVYAPQLLPDVALLDAKLTLGMPRHITAATALDAMVHAIEAVTSRTRKNPISDGMADKALVLLGQNLPIVMETPSDLSAREAMLLGATLAGMAFINASVGAIHALSYPLGTGFKVPHGHANALVAGPVMRFNMPVAEAEYARLSRLLLPSRPFNSDAAAAHGLIDEMERMLVESGLESRLSGVGVTEAAIPGMANEVVTGITRLLETNPRDMTAEDVSRLYQEAL
- a CDS encoding CaiB/BaiF CoA transferase family protein, coding for MAGSLDGIKVVDLSRVLGGPYCTQMLADHGAEVIKVEPPLGDETRSWGPPFNDELSAYFSGANRNKRSIAIDLQQPEGRDLILRFLQDADVLVHNFKSGTLEKWGLGYADVLRARFPRLVLCHVTGFGSDGPLGGFPGYDAVVQAMTGLMSINGNPSEGPTRMGTPIVDIGTGLIACNAILAALLERGRSGLGQAIEVPLYDCAISMMHPQAANSLMSGQIPMATGNGHPNIVPYDMFETSNGKLYLAIGNNGQFAKLCDVLGLPEVPCDPRFADNAARLAHRSEMTEVLSECLVQHDAFKLEPVLLKAGIPAGVVRNVNEALEHPHTRHRGMVVSVGTYRGTGVPARLSRTPGAVRAAPPRFGQHSRELLSEAGLTEAEIDRLTQANIVREEPRMRETT